The Syntrophaceae bacterium genome contains a region encoding:
- a CDS encoding PAS domain S-box protein, whose translation MKHRFILAAIIITVGLSIYFFASFYNDAKQEAIKNVNNEQFIQARHAAHAIEDFFDNWTRIFVSMSKARSIVDFDETGKKYFEFLYEASSHKIRAITRVDAEGKIVYTYPFNAAVIGRNISRQKHIREIMTTHKPVISDVFFAVQGYDTVALHVPILHNNTYKGSIGITINFQALAKRYLEDIKIGNSGYAWMISRDGTELYCPVPGHTGHSVFENCKDFPSILIMAEDMLKGLQGSTTYTFDKIRGSQVENVTKHAVYMPIKLGNTFWSIVVASSEDEIIASLEDFRNKLFVVIGLLLLGGILFSYYGLRAWFFLEEEKKRHRAEEALRESEDKYRSLAETASDLILTIDFNGIITYANRATIQLAGGRNIVGMRVTDLIPPDTLAPQMEMLRERSQGYEGVRSYEWTLPLPDQAPTSMSLEIKSALLIDQGKPSGVLITARDITARKRAEEALRQSERNFRNLTEASTVGISITDGERFLYCNPEVLRMSGYSEEEYYSKPIWDFVTPESRDLIMHRGKDRLAGKTVPASYEIQVLTKDGGIRWAEVGAATIEYNGKPAIVFTQYDITDRKNAEAEREALQMRLNSARKMEALGQLAGGVAHDLNNILGIMSGYSELLLLEIPEGQRAREHVEKILKSTEKGANIIQDLLTLARRGVTTSDVINLNNIVSDFLKTPVFENVKFYHPRVTFKTECQDHLLNIKGSSVHLEKTLMNLVSNAAESISGEGEVLIRTENRYVDKAIKGYDEVREGDYVVLSVSDTGLGILPEDRDKIFEPFYTRKKMGRSGTGLGLAIVWGTVKDHNGYIDVRSKIGEGTTFTLYFPVTREEMTSTRQSIPMERYMGNGESVLVVDDIAEQRDIAAGLLAKLGYEVYTVSSGEAALTYLEGNKADILVLDMIMDPGIDGLETYQRIIRINPKQKAIIVSGFSETDRVRAAQQLGAGAYVRKPYVLEQIGLAIRDELARS comes from the coding sequence ATGAAACACAGATTTATTCTGGCGGCGATCATTATCACTGTTGGACTCAGCATCTATTTCTTCGCTTCATTTTATAACGATGCCAAACAGGAAGCGATTAAGAACGTCAATAACGAACAATTCATTCAAGCCAGGCATGCCGCACATGCAATAGAAGACTTTTTTGACAATTGGACACGCATCTTTGTTTCAATGTCAAAAGCAAGGTCCATTGTAGATTTCGATGAGACGGGCAAGAAATACTTTGAATTCCTATATGAAGCTAGTTCTCATAAAATTCGAGCGATTACTCGTGTGGATGCGGAAGGAAAGATTGTCTATACCTATCCGTTCAATGCTGCCGTCATCGGAAGAAATATTTCCCGGCAGAAGCATATCCGCGAGATTATGACCACCCACAAGCCTGTTATCAGCGATGTATTCTTCGCCGTGCAGGGGTATGACACCGTTGCTCTCCATGTGCCCATTCTGCACAACAACACGTACAAGGGTTCGATCGGCATAACCATCAATTTCCAGGCACTGGCAAAACGCTACCTGGAGGACATAAAAATCGGGAATTCCGGTTATGCCTGGATGATCAGCAGGGACGGGACGGAGCTCTACTGTCCCGTCCCCGGGCACACGGGGCATTCCGTATTTGAGAACTGCAAGGATTTTCCCTCCATCCTGATCATGGCGGAGGACATGCTCAAAGGCCTTCAGGGGTCGACCACCTACACGTTTGATAAAATCCGCGGGAGTCAGGTGGAAAACGTAACGAAGCATGCCGTCTACATGCCCATCAAACTCGGGAATACATTCTGGTCCATTGTCGTCGCCTCGTCGGAAGACGAAATCATCGCCTCCCTGGAGGATTTCCGGAACAAGCTTTTCGTGGTCATCGGCCTGCTGCTGCTCGGCGGCATTCTGTTTTCCTATTACGGATTGAGGGCCTGGTTCTTCTTAGAGGAAGAAAAGAAGCGGCATCGTGCCGAAGAGGCATTGCGGGAGAGCGAAGACAAGTACCGCAGCCTGGCGGAAACGGCGAGCGATTTGATACTCACCATCGATTTCAATGGAATCATCACCTATGCCAATCGGGCAACGATACAACTGGCCGGGGGAAGGAACATTGTCGGGATGCGGGTGACGGACCTGATCCCCCCGGATACCCTGGCACCGCAAATGGAAATGCTGCGGGAACGAAGCCAGGGATATGAAGGAGTCCGGTCCTATGAATGGACACTCCCCTTACCCGACCAGGCCCCCACCTCCATGTCGCTGGAGATCAAATCAGCCCTGTTGATCGATCAGGGAAAACCGTCGGGAGTCCTGATCACGGCAAGGGACATTACGGCCCGCAAGCGAGCGGAGGAAGCGCTCCGGCAGAGCGAGAGAAACTTCCGGAATCTGACGGAGGCATCCACGGTCGGGATTTCAATTACCGACGGAGAACGCTTCCTGTATTGCAATCCCGAGGTTCTGAGAATGTCGGGATACAGCGAAGAGGAATACTACTCCAAGCCGATCTGGGATTTTGTCACCCCGGAGTCGCGGGATCTCATCATGCATCGGGGCAAGGATCGACTGGCAGGCAAAACGGTCCCCGCCAGTTATGAAATCCAGGTTCTGACCAAAGACGGCGGCATCAGGTGGGCGGAAGTCGGAGCGGCAACCATCGAATACAACGGCAAACCGGCTATTGTCTTTACCCAATACGACATCACGGACCGGAAAAACGCCGAGGCGGAACGAGAAGCCCTCCAGATGCGGCTGAACAGCGCCCGGAAGATGGAGGCACTCGGGCAGCTGGCCGGTGGAGTAGCCCATGACCTGAACAACATTCTGGGAATCATGAGCGGGTATTCGGAATTGCTGCTGCTGGAAATTCCGGAGGGGCAGCGGGCAAGGGAACATGTTGAGAAAATATTAAAGTCCACGGAGAAGGGGGCCAACATAATCCAGGACCTTCTCACCCTGGCCAGGCGCGGGGTGACCACCTCGGATGTGATCAATCTCAACAACATCGTCTCCGATTTTCTCAAGACCCCGGTGTTCGAGAATGTGAAATTCTATCATCCCCGAGTGACCTTCAAGACAGAGTGCCAGGATCATCTGCTTAATATAAAAGGTTCCTCCGTCCATCTGGAAAAGACTTTGATGAACCTTGTCTCCAATGCCGCGGAATCCATTTCCGGGGAAGGAGAAGTCCTCATCAGAACGGAGAACCGTTACGTCGACAAGGCAATCAAGGGCTATGATGAGGTTCGGGAGGGCGATTATGTCGTCCTGAGCGTATCCGATACGGGGCTGGGCATCCTTCCGGAGGATCGGGATAAAATATTCGAACCCTTTTATACAAGGAAGAAGATGGGCAGAAGTGGGACCGGGTTGGGACTGGCGATCGTCTGGGGAACGGTAAAAGACCACAACGGGTATATTGATGTACGGAGCAAAATTGGAGAAGGAACCACGTTTACCCTTTACTTCCCGGTAACGCGGGAGGAGATGACCTCAACCCGGCAGTCAATTCCCATGGAACGGTATATGGGGAACGGAGAATCGGTTCTGGTCGTCGATGACATTGCGGAACAGAGAGATATCGCCGCCGGGTTGCTTGCAAAGCTGGGGTATGAGGTATACACGGTGTCCAGCGGTGAAGCGGCGCTGACATACCTCGAGGGCAACAAGGCCGACATCCTGGTTCTGGACATGATCATGGATCCGGGCATAGACGGCCTGGAGACCTACCAGAGGATTATCAGGATCAACCCGAAACAGAAGGCGATCATCGTCAGCGGATTTTCCGAGACGGATCGCGTCAGGGCGGCCCAGCAGCTGGGAGCGGGCGCTTACGTCAGGAAGCCCTATGTACTGGAACAGATCGGCCTCGCCATCCGGGACGAACTGGCCCGTTCATGA
- a CDS encoding MarC family protein yields the protein MLKHIIEAAVIFIVVIDPIGTVPLFLTATQGRTAIEQRRIAAKAIVISAVILIFFIALGQILFDYLGIGLHAFRVAGGLVLLLVSLRMILAAEVEGIHLDEKDKSRPPAGDPAVFPIAMPYIAGPGTIMAVVLQTDNDLYAPQEQAVIACVLLAALALTWLTLLSASFFQKWLGKTGIDVVTRVMGVILAALAVQTILMGISGYFKI from the coding sequence TTGTTAAAGCATATTATCGAAGCTGCTGTCATCTTCATTGTTGTCATCGACCCGATCGGCACCGTTCCTCTTTTTCTGACCGCTACCCAGGGCAGAACCGCCATCGAACAGCGACGCATCGCCGCCAAGGCCATTGTCATCTCGGCCGTTATCCTCATCTTCTTCATCGCCCTGGGACAAATCCTTTTCGACTATCTGGGCATCGGGCTTCATGCATTCCGCGTTGCCGGCGGCCTCGTGCTTCTCCTGGTCTCGCTGAGGATGATTCTGGCGGCGGAGGTGGAGGGTATCCACCTGGATGAAAAAGACAAAAGCAGGCCGCCGGCGGGCGATCCCGCAGTCTTTCCCATCGCCATGCCCTATATCGCCGGGCCGGGAACGATCATGGCCGTCGTCCTGCAGACCGACAACGATCTTTATGCGCCGCAGGAACAGGCCGTGATTGCGTGCGTACTTCTGGCGGCCCTTGCCCTTACCTGGCTGACGCTGCTGAGCGCCTCGTTCTTTCAGAAATGGCTGGGGAAAACGGGCATCGACGTCGTGACGCGCGTCATGGGGGTGATCCTGGCCGCCCTGGCCGTCCAGACCATCCTGATGGGCATCAGCGGGTATTTCAAGATATAG
- a CDS encoding RNA polymerase sigma factor has product MKPFFNPFRETVGDDPAETELISRSLQGDRRALEALILRHQSWIYNIALRMVYDRAAAEDVTQEVLIKVITKLGTFDPTKASFRTWLYRLVVNHIINAKRSRNEAAMEEALRGDGYDRFIERLPDRRLTAQPGAEIYQEEVKMACVQCLLFSLSRRERMIFLLGVVFGVPDTVGSEICDVSRANFRKILSRARARIHSFFQDRCSLLDEKNPCRCAYFLNPLVRSGLIDTEDLLIRRDSHGTIAETVTGAVRQIEASYGEFLSLFRSQPFLKAPDMVRWLRDLLNHEDIKPIFQIA; this is encoded by the coding sequence ATGAAACCGTTCTTCAATCCATTCAGAGAAACCGTCGGCGACGATCCCGCGGAGACGGAGCTGATATCCCGCTCCCTCCAGGGCGACCGGCGCGCCCTGGAGGCGCTCATCCTGCGGCACCAGTCCTGGATCTACAACATCGCCCTCCGGATGGTGTACGACCGCGCGGCGGCGGAGGACGTCACGCAGGAGGTCCTGATCAAGGTCATCACGAAGCTGGGCACCTTCGATCCGACCAAGGCCTCGTTCCGAACCTGGCTGTACCGCCTCGTCGTCAACCACATCATCAACGCGAAGCGCAGCCGGAACGAGGCCGCCATGGAGGAGGCCCTGCGGGGGGATGGATACGACCGCTTCATCGAGCGGCTTCCGGACCGGCGGCTTACCGCCCAGCCCGGCGCGGAGATCTACCAGGAGGAGGTCAAGATGGCCTGCGTCCAGTGCCTGCTCTTTTCCCTCAGCCGACGGGAGCGGATGATCTTCCTCCTCGGGGTCGTCTTCGGCGTGCCGGACACTGTGGGCAGCGAGATCTGCGACGTCTCCCGGGCGAATTTCCGCAAGATCCTCTCCCGGGCACGCGCCAGGATCCACTCCTTCTTCCAGGACCGGTGCAGCCTCCTGGACGAGAAGAACCCCTGCCGCTGCGCCTATTTTCTCAACCCCCTCGTCCGGAGCGGCCTGATCGACACCGAGGACCTCCTCATCCGGCGGGATTCCCACGGCACCATCGCGGAGACCGTCACCGGCGCGGTCCGGCAGATCGAGGCATCCTACGGGGAGTTCCTCTCCCTCTTCCGCAGCCAGCCGTTTCTCAAGGCTCCCGACATGGTCCGCTGGCTTCGGGATCTGCTCAACCACGAAGACATCAAACCGATATTCCAGATCGCCTGA
- a CDS encoding sigma 54-interacting transcriptional regulator, protein MADLHFSQEFTDSLMNAVSDGVTAIDRDLCIIYQNEIIRRQYGSCLGEKCFAAYRGRVEPCEDCLIQDVLKDGKPRSGVRDIRLPDGNVLIVEFKSLPLSDADGNIVGAVEAVRDVTQHVRLADEFSVLRREMVRRAQFENIVTQSKKMKAVFRLIERVAATTSSIMIYGESGTGKELVARAIFANSNRRDKPFVSLNCGAIPENLLESELFGHVKGAFTGAVRDHIGLIETADQGTLFLDEIAELRAPLQAKLLRFLQEGETRRVGENRVRKFNVRIIAATNRNLEQAVREGTFREDLFFRLNVIPISLPPLRERPEDVPLLASHFLQRLCEEHGRKVSSFEPQALKVLLEYPWPGNVRELENAIEYAIHLTDDDEPIKVAQIPGIIAGKPGAADDVLLPLSLEGYTRHMILSLQAAHTEEEIAATLGISRKNLWEKRKRLGIPRAASSR, encoded by the coding sequence ATGGCGGATCTTCATTTCTCACAGGAATTTACCGATTCGCTGATGAATGCAGTCAGTGACGGTGTGACAGCCATCGATCGGGATCTCTGCATCATTTACCAGAATGAAATCATTCGGCGTCAATACGGCTCCTGTCTCGGCGAAAAATGCTTCGCCGCCTACCGTGGCCGTGTCGAGCCATGCGAGGACTGTCTCATCCAGGATGTATTGAAGGACGGCAAACCGCGCAGCGGAGTGCGTGATATCCGGCTGCCGGACGGAAACGTTCTGATCGTTGAATTCAAGTCGCTGCCGCTTTCCGATGCGGACGGCAACATTGTCGGCGCAGTGGAGGCGGTCAGGGACGTTACGCAGCACGTCCGTCTCGCGGATGAATTCAGTGTGCTGCGGCGGGAGATGGTGCGCAGGGCGCAGTTTGAAAACATTGTCACCCAGTCCAAAAAGATGAAGGCCGTTTTCCGGCTGATCGAACGGGTGGCGGCGACGACAAGCTCCATCATGATCTATGGAGAATCCGGGACCGGCAAGGAACTGGTCGCCCGGGCGATCTTCGCCAATTCCAACCGCCGGGATAAACCCTTCGTGTCCCTGAATTGCGGCGCCATTCCTGAGAATCTCCTGGAATCCGAACTGTTCGGCCATGTGAAGGGAGCCTTCACCGGCGCGGTCCGGGATCACATCGGATTGATCGAAACGGCGGATCAGGGCACCCTGTTTCTCGACGAGATCGCGGAACTGCGCGCGCCCCTGCAAGCGAAACTCCTGCGGTTCCTGCAGGAGGGGGAAACCCGTCGCGTCGGTGAGAATCGAGTGCGGAAGTTTAACGTGCGCATCATCGCGGCGACGAACCGCAACCTGGAACAGGCGGTTCGCGAAGGCACATTTCGGGAAGATCTTTTCTTCCGGCTGAACGTGATCCCGATCTCCCTCCCCCCTTTGAGAGAGCGCCCGGAGGACGTCCCCCTGCTCGCCAGCCACTTTCTGCAGCGTCTGTGCGAAGAACACGGACGCAAAGTAAGCAGCTTCGAGCCGCAGGCGCTCAAGGTACTCCTGGAATATCCGTGGCCGGGGAATGTACGCGAGCTGGAAAACGCGATCGAATACGCGATTCACCTGACGGATGACGACGAGCCGATCAAGGTAGCTCAAATCCCTGGCATCATTGCCGGGAAACCCGGTGCGGCGGACGACGTACTGTTGCCGCTGTCACTGGAAGGCTATACCAGGCACATGATCCTGTCCCTCCAGGCTGCACATACCGAAGAGGAAATCGCCGCCACATTGGGAATCAGCCGCAAGAACCTGTGGGAAAAACGAAAAAGGCTGGGCATCCCGCGAGCCGCTTCTTCCCGCTGA
- the rsgA gene encoding ribosome small subunit-dependent GTPase A, producing the protein MKLSDLGFDEWFEPHMGEIHEEGTGIARISAVDRGGYLIRNESGEVPAELRGKLSWQIERSVDLPCVGDWVTVQYYDHGTAAIIHRIFPRKTFLRRKTAGDQVDFQMIAANIDTAFIVQSCHFDFNPRRLDRYLVMAADGHVEPIVVLTKTDLIARNELEEKIAIVRSVSQAQVLALSNISGDGMEPFQQTLCSGRTYCLLGSSGVGKTTLINRLLGREALHTKAVSGTGEGTHTTSRRQLVVLPEGAMLIDTPGMRELGLLGAAEGVGIGFEDLVRLAANCRYTDCSHANEPGCAVRAAVENGELSHDRYSNYIKLKKETEYHDMSYLDKRKKDRAFGRFIKSVKKQMKD; encoded by the coding sequence ATGAAATTGAGCGACCTGGGTTTTGACGAGTGGTTTGAGCCGCATATGGGCGAAATCCATGAGGAAGGTACGGGCATTGCGCGCATATCGGCAGTGGATCGCGGTGGATACCTGATCAGAAATGAATCGGGAGAAGTCCCGGCTGAACTCAGGGGGAAGCTTTCCTGGCAAATCGAACGTTCCGTCGACCTGCCATGTGTCGGAGATTGGGTAACGGTGCAATACTACGACCATGGTACTGCGGCAATCATCCACAGGATCTTTCCACGGAAGACGTTCCTGCGCCGTAAAACCGCAGGCGACCAGGTCGACTTTCAGATGATTGCGGCCAACATCGATACGGCTTTCATTGTTCAATCATGCCATTTTGACTTCAATCCCCGACGTCTGGACCGATATCTGGTCATGGCGGCGGACGGGCATGTCGAACCGATCGTTGTTCTCACAAAGACGGACCTGATCGCCCGGAATGAATTGGAAGAGAAAATCGCGATCGTCCGCTCCGTCTCCCAGGCGCAAGTGCTCGCCCTCAGTAACATCAGCGGCGACGGGATGGAGCCGTTTCAGCAGACACTCTGCTCCGGAAGAACCTATTGCCTGCTTGGGTCATCCGGTGTCGGGAAAACGACCCTGATCAATCGCCTCCTTGGCCGGGAAGCTCTTCATACGAAGGCCGTCAGCGGTACGGGAGAAGGCACCCACACGACCTCCCGCCGCCAGCTTGTCGTTCTTCCCGAAGGTGCGATGTTGATTGACACGCCGGGCATGCGGGAGCTTGGCCTTCTCGGGGCCGCCGAGGGAGTCGGCATCGGGTTTGAAGACCTTGTCCGTCTTGCCGCGAATTGCCGCTATACCGACTGCAGCCATGCAAACGAGCCCGGATGTGCCGTCAGGGCGGCGGTCGAAAACGGCGAATTGAGCCATGATCGCTATTCCAATTATATCAAGCTGAAGAAAGAGACGGAGTACCACGACATGTCCTATCTGGATAAACGGAAGAAGGACAGGGCCTTCGGACGTTTCATCAAATCGGTCAAGAAACAGATGAAGGATTAA
- a CDS encoding isoprenylcysteine carboxylmethyltransferase family protein encodes MISSRMPWWKGARGEWYVVGQVALFLLVAFGPRNWPAWPAWSYPYVQVGLVMGGILLPAGFLLIATGMLKLGKNIAAVPCPKDGATLIVSGPYSLVRHPMYGGVIIMAFGWAFFIQGSLTILYALILFLFLDLKARREELWLQDAFCGYEEYQRHVKKLIPYLY; translated from the coding sequence ATGATTTCGTCCCGTATGCCCTGGTGGAAAGGCGCCCGCGGCGAGTGGTACGTAGTCGGGCAGGTCGCACTGTTTTTGCTGGTCGCATTCGGCCCGAGAAACTGGCCGGCGTGGCCTGCCTGGTCATATCCGTATGTACAGGTTGGGCTCGTCATGGGCGGCATTCTGCTGCCGGCGGGCTTTCTCCTGATTGCCACCGGCATGCTGAAACTGGGGAAAAACATCGCGGCCGTGCCATGCCCCAAAGACGGCGCGACTCTGATTGTGAGCGGCCCGTATTCGCTTGTGCGCCACCCCATGTACGGGGGCGTAATCATCATGGCCTTTGGGTGGGCATTCTTCATCCAGGGTAGCCTTACGATTCTTTATGCGCTGATTCTGTTTCTGTTTCTTGATCTCAAGGCACGGCGGGAAGAACTGTGGCTGCAGGATGCGTTCTGCGGCTACGAGGAATATCAAAGGCATGTCAAGAAACTGATTCCGTATCTGTACTGA
- a CDS encoding DUF3795 domain-containing protein: MYNKELISPCGLYCGVCGIHKAGVDNDEALKEKLAKLYGVDSPAKIQCAGCRSEEPFFFCRVCTIKSCAEEKSFEGCHECESFPCEKIQGFPYPEAKGNMLRAVPRWRELGTDAWVKEEEERFRCKSCGTDSFRGARKCRHCGTVFAF; this comes from the coding sequence ATGTACAACAAGGAACTGATTTCCCCGTGCGGACTCTACTGCGGCGTGTGCGGCATCCACAAGGCGGGCGTCGATAACGACGAAGCGCTGAAGGAGAAGCTGGCGAAGCTCTACGGAGTCGACTCCCCGGCCAAGATCCAGTGCGCCGGCTGCCGCTCCGAGGAACCTTTCTTTTTCTGCCGGGTCTGCACCATCAAGTCGTGCGCCGAGGAGAAGAGCTTCGAGGGATGCCACGAGTGCGAGAGCTTCCCCTGCGAGAAGATCCAGGGCTTCCCCTACCCGGAAGCAAAGGGAAACATGCTGCGCGCTGTCCCGCGCTGGCGGGAGCTGGGCACCGATGCCTGGGTGAAGGAGGAGGAAGAGCGCTTCCGCTGCAAATCCTGCGGCACCGACTCCTTCCGGGGCGCGAGGAAGTGCCGGCATTGCGGGACCGTCTTTGCCTTCTGA
- a CDS encoding septal ring lytic transglycosylase RlpA family protein: MEIKPTGNRVQDLNGTKTQTSGRKESKSFSAELKTAMGQESATTAPVGNKPVEYIVKKGDNLWNIGKTYKMNPYQIARDNGLSNPNMIRIGQKLIINSSSSQAAQTVQTVQPKVSGEVTASWYGAEHHNKKTASGQRFDMHKNTLAHKTLPIGTKVRLSNPDNGRVAEGIVNDRGPYIKGRDVDVSYAMAKQLGFVQKGVTKLTIEKI; encoded by the coding sequence ATGGAAATAAAACCCACCGGTAATCGTGTACAGGATCTCAATGGAACCAAGACCCAAACTTCCGGCCGGAAAGAGTCAAAATCATTTTCAGCTGAATTGAAGACCGCCATGGGACAGGAGTCGGCAACAACGGCTCCGGTCGGCAACAAGCCGGTTGAATACATTGTCAAGAAGGGGGACAATCTTTGGAATATCGGAAAAACATACAAGATGAATCCTTATCAGATAGCCAGGGATAACGGCTTGTCGAATCCAAATATGATCAGGATCGGCCAGAAATTAATCATAAATTCTTCTTCATCCCAAGCCGCCCAAACTGTACAAACCGTTCAACCCAAAGTGAGCGGGGAAGTGACTGCCAGTTGGTATGGGGCGGAGCATCACAATAAGAAAACGGCCAGTGGACAACGTTTCGATATGCATAAAAACACCCTGGCCCATAAAACATTGCCGATAGGAACGAAAGTGCGGCTCTCCAATCCTGATAACGGAAGGGTTGCCGAAGGAATTGTGAACGATCGTGGACCGTACATCAAGGGTCGGGATGTTGACGTTTCCTATGCGATGGCCAAGCAACTCGGCTTCGTCCAAAAAGGAGTTACAAAGCTCACCATCGAAAAGATATGA
- a CDS encoding DUF4242 domain-containing protein: MAKFLVVHPVGKDLTLEAVTPVAKAIKASLSKDAYWIKTSYAREAGNLYCEWDAKDADSIRDLFAKVAPGFPTSDIIKLDDAFHVFSEIFR; the protein is encoded by the coding sequence ATGGCTAAATTCCTGGTTGTGCACCCTGTCGGTAAAGACCTGACCCTGGAGGCCGTCACTCCGGTTGCCAAGGCCATCAAAGCCAGTCTTTCCAAGGACGCCTATTGGATCAAGACCAGCTATGCCCGGGAGGCAGGCAACCTCTACTGCGAGTGGGATGCCAAAGATGCCGACTCGATCCGCGACCTCTTTGCCAAAGTAGCCCCGGGTTTTCCGACATCAGACATCATAAAGCTGGATGACGCGTTCCACGTCTTCTCGGAAATCTTCCGGTAA
- a CDS encoding acyl-CoA dehydrogenase: protein MDYNVFHPEHQQFREQIRRFLADRVTPYAEEWARERRIPREVWQEMGRLGFLGFCYDPAYGGSGADELYRVVLNEEMARSGAGGFCLAVTGHNDMSTTYINLLGSHEQKQKWLAPCIAGEKVCAIAVTEPGAGSDVSGLTTRAERVGDRYLINGQKTFITNGHYGDVLVTAVKTDMKANPPHKGISLFVVEKGTPGITSRKLEKIGAHASDTAEIFFDQVEVPAENLLGAEGHGFYAIMANFQMERLAIGVLCVATAQHILDKVLDHVRQRVAFGKPIAKFQVVRHKLADMATAIELNRALAYQCALQYSKGADVTKEISMLKASAAEMVNRIAYDATQLYGGYGFMAEYEVARLYTDLRPVSIAGGTTEIMKDIIGRLMGL from the coding sequence ATGGATTACAACGTTTTTCATCCGGAGCATCAGCAATTCAGGGAGCAGATTCGGCGTTTTCTGGCAGACAGGGTGACGCCGTATGCGGAGGAATGGGCAAGGGAGCGCCGGATTCCACGGGAGGTCTGGCAGGAAATGGGACGTCTGGGTTTCCTTGGATTCTGCTATGACCCGGCGTACGGAGGCTCCGGAGCGGATGAGCTGTACCGCGTCGTGCTGAACGAGGAGATGGCCCGCAGCGGCGCCGGCGGCTTCTGTCTCGCCGTGACCGGCCATAACGACATGTCCACGACGTACATCAATCTCCTGGGCTCCCACGAGCAGAAACAAAAGTGGCTGGCCCCCTGCATCGCCGGTGAAAAGGTCTGCGCCATCGCCGTCACCGAGCCCGGCGCCGGCTCCGACGTGTCAGGGCTGACGACGCGGGCGGAGCGCGTCGGCGACCGCTACCTGATCAACGGCCAGAAGACGTTCATCACCAACGGGCATTACGGAGACGTTCTCGTCACGGCGGTCAAAACGGACATGAAGGCCAATCCGCCCCACAAGGGAATTTCGCTGTTCGTCGTCGAGAAGGGAACGCCCGGAATCACGTCGCGCAAGCTTGAAAAGATCGGGGCGCATGCCTCCGACACGGCGGAGATCTTCTTCGATCAGGTGGAAGTGCCCGCGGAAAATCTCCTCGGCGCCGAGGGACACGGATTCTACGCGATCATGGCTAATTTCCAGATGGAGCGGCTGGCTATCGGGGTGCTGTGCGTGGCGACAGCCCAGCACATACTGGACAAGGTCCTGGATCACGTCCGTCAGAGGGTGGCATTCGGGAAGCCCATCGCAAAATTCCAGGTGGTCCGGCACAAACTGGCGGACATGGCAACGGCGATCGAGCTGAACCGCGCCCTGGCGTACCAGTGCGCCCTTCAGTATTCAAAGGGGGCCGACGTAACAAAGGAAATCTCCATGCTGAAGGCCTCCGCAGCGGAAATGGTCAACCGGATCGCCTACGATGCCACCCAGTTGTACGGCGGATACGGTTTCATGGCCGAATACGAAGTGGCGCGCCTGTACACGGATCTGCGGCCGGTCAGCATCGCCGGAGGAACCACGGAGATCATGAAGGACATCATCGGCCGCCTGATGGGCCTGTAA